In the Pseudomonas orientalis genome, one interval contains:
- a CDS encoding type I secretion system permease/ATPase yields the protein MAKPHSVAPLFKALGEYKSILISVGCFTALINLLMLVPSIYMLQVYDRVLSSQNETTLVMLTLMVVGFFVFIGLLEVIRSFVVIRIGSQLERRFNLRVYKAAFERNLQRGQGHAGQSLGDLTHIRQFITGPALFAFFDAPWFPIYLFVIFLFNVWLGVLATAGAVLLIGLACLNEYLTKKPLGDAAGFSQQSTQLATSHLHNAETIQAMGMLGALRQRWFAVHSQFLGLQNKASDTGSVITSLSKSLRLCLQSLVLGLGALLVIKGDMTAGMMIAGSILMGRVLSPIDQLIAVWKQWSSAKLAYQRLDELLREFPPQVEQMALPAPKGQVSFEQVSAGPPGRRLATLHHVSFNLAAGEVLGVLGASGSGKSTLARVLVGVWPTLAGTVRLDGADIHRWDRGDLGPHIGYLPQDIELFSGSIADNIARFREADPEQVVKAAQQAGVHELILRLPQGYDTLLGDNGGGLSGGQKQRVALARALYGGPRLIVLDEPNSNLDTVGEAALASAIVQMKAQGSSVVLVTHRSSALAQADKLLVLSEGQLQAFGPSQEVLRALSGQQEAPREKPGGRSELARESRQR from the coding sequence ATGGCCAAGCCCCATAGCGTTGCGCCTTTGTTCAAGGCGCTGGGTGAATACAAGAGCATCTTGATCAGCGTTGGCTGTTTTACCGCCTTGATTAACCTGTTGATGCTGGTGCCATCGATTTACATGCTGCAAGTGTACGACCGTGTGCTGTCCTCCCAGAATGAAACCACCCTGGTGATGTTGACGCTGATGGTCGTGGGGTTCTTTGTCTTTATTGGCCTGCTGGAAGTTATCCGCAGTTTTGTGGTGATCCGCATCGGCAGCCAGTTGGAGCGACGGTTCAACTTGCGCGTCTACAAAGCCGCGTTCGAACGCAACCTGCAGCGTGGGCAGGGGCATGCCGGGCAATCCCTGGGCGATCTGACCCATATTCGCCAGTTCATTACCGGGCCTGCGTTGTTCGCGTTTTTCGACGCGCCATGGTTTCCGATCTACCTGTTCGTGATTTTCCTGTTCAACGTGTGGCTTGGCGTACTGGCGACGGCGGGGGCGGTGCTGCTGATCGGCCTGGCCTGCCTGAACGAGTACCTGACCAAAAAGCCGCTGGGCGACGCCGCCGGTTTTTCCCAGCAGTCGACTCAGCTGGCCACCAGCCATTTGCACAATGCCGAAACCATCCAGGCCATGGGCATGCTCGGTGCGCTGCGCCAGCGCTGGTTCGCGGTGCATTCGCAGTTCCTGGGCTTGCAGAACAAGGCCAGCGACACCGGTTCGGTGATCACTTCCCTGAGCAAATCCTTGCGGCTGTGCCTGCAATCCTTGGTGTTGGGCCTGGGCGCTCTCCTGGTGATCAAGGGCGATATGACCGCCGGGATGATGATCGCCGGCTCCATTTTGATGGGCCGGGTACTCAGCCCCATCGATCAATTGATCGCGGTATGGAAGCAATGGAGTTCCGCCAAGCTGGCCTACCAGCGCCTTGACGAGCTGCTGCGCGAGTTCCCCCCGCAAGTCGAGCAGATGGCCTTGCCGGCGCCCAAGGGCCAGGTCAGTTTCGAGCAGGTCAGCGCCGGCCCACCCGGTCGACGCCTGGCGACCCTGCACCACGTCAGCTTCAACCTGGCGGCCGGCGAAGTGCTGGGGGTGCTTGGCGCCTCGGGCTCGGGCAAATCCACCCTGGCCCGGGTGCTGGTAGGCGTATGGCCGACCCTGGCTGGCACCGTGCGCCTGGACGGCGCGGATATTCACCGCTGGGACCGCGGCGACCTCGGCCCGCATATCGGCTATTTGCCCCAGGACATCGAACTGTTCAGCGGCAGCATCGCCGACAACATCGCGCGCTTTCGCGAAGCCGACCCGGAGCAGGTGGTCAAGGCCGCGCAACAGGCCGGGGTGCATGAATTGATCCTGCGCCTGCCCCAGGGCTACGACACCCTGCTGGGCGACAACGGCGGCGGCCTGTCCGGCGGGCAGAAGCAACGCGTGGCCCTGGCTCGCGCCTTGTACGGCGGGCCGCGCCTGATCGTGCTGGATGAGCCCAACTCCAACCTCGACACCGTTGGTGAAGCCGCACTGGCCAGCGCCATCGTGCAGATGAAGGCCCAAGGCAGCAGCGTAGTGCTGGTGACGCACCGTTCCTCCGCCTTGGCCCAGGCCGACAAGTTGCTGGTGCTCAGCGAAGGCCAGTTGCAGGCGTTCGGCCCGAGTCAGGAAGTGCTGCGCGCGTTGTCCGGCCAGCAGGAAGCACCCAGGGAAAAACCCGGTGGTAGGAGCGAGCTTGCTCGCGAAAGTCGTCAACGATGA
- a CDS encoding HlyD family type I secretion periplasmic adaptor subunit, producing MIYEQHDARFFVRMGWLLTVVGAGGFFLWASLAPLDQGIPVQGTVVVSGKRKAVQTLSPGVVSRILVREGEVVKQGQPLFRLDQTQHQADVQSLQAQYRMAWASAARWQSERDNLPGVSFPAQLSSNPDPALALVLEGQRQLFSSRREAFAREQAGIRASIDGATSQLGGMRRARSDLTAQAQSLRDQLSSLQPLADNGYIPRNRLMDYQRQLSQVQQDLAQNAGESGRVEQGIVESRLKLQQHSEEYQKEVRSQLADAQLRSLTLEQQLASAGFDLQHSEINAPADGIAVNLGVHTEGAVVRAGETLLEIVPQGTRLEVEGHLPVHLVDKVGTHLPVDILFTAFNQSRTPRVPGEVSLISADQMLDEKTGAPYYVLRTTVSEAALETLHGLVIKPGMPAEMFVRTGERSLLNYLFKPLLDRAGSALTEE from the coding sequence ATGATTTACGAGCAACACGACGCGCGCTTCTTCGTGCGCATGGGCTGGCTGCTGACCGTAGTCGGCGCTGGCGGGTTTTTCCTCTGGGCCAGCCTCGCGCCGCTCGATCAAGGCATCCCGGTGCAGGGCACGGTGGTGGTGTCGGGCAAGCGCAAGGCCGTGCAAACCCTCAGCCCCGGCGTGGTCAGTCGGATCCTGGTGCGCGAAGGCGAGGTGGTGAAACAAGGCCAGCCGCTGTTTCGCCTCGACCAGACCCAGCACCAGGCCGACGTGCAATCGTTGCAGGCCCAGTACCGCATGGCCTGGGCCAGCGCCGCCCGCTGGCAGAGTGAGCGTGACAACCTGCCCGGCGTCAGCTTCCCCGCGCAACTGAGCAGCAACCCCGACCCGGCCCTGGCGCTGGTACTCGAAGGCCAGCGCCAACTGTTCAGCAGCCGCCGCGAGGCCTTCGCCCGGGAGCAGGCCGGCATTCGGGCCAGCATCGACGGCGCCACGTCGCAGCTGGGCGGCATGCGGCGCGCCCGCAGCGACCTGACCGCCCAGGCGCAATCCCTGCGCGACCAGCTGAGCAGCCTGCAACCGCTGGCCGACAACGGTTATATCCCGCGCAACCGCCTGATGGACTACCAGCGCCAGTTGTCCCAGGTGCAACAGGACCTGGCGCAAAACGCCGGCGAGAGCGGTCGTGTCGAACAGGGCATTGTCGAATCGCGCCTCAAATTGCAGCAGCACAGCGAGGAATATCAGAAAGAAGTACGCAGCCAACTGGCCGATGCGCAACTGCGCAGCCTGACCCTGGAGCAGCAACTGGCCTCCGCCGGGTTCGACCTGCAGCACAGCGAAATCAATGCACCGGCCGACGGCATCGCGGTCAACCTTGGCGTACACACCGAGGGCGCCGTGGTGCGGGCCGGGGAAACCTTGCTGGAGATCGTGCCCCAGGGCACGCGCCTGGAAGTGGAAGGGCACTTGCCGGTGCACCTGGTGGACAAGGTCGGCACGCACCTGCCGGTGGACATCCTCTTCACTGCCTTCAACCAGAGCCGCACCCCGCGTGTGCCGGGGGAGGTGAGCCTGATTTCCGCCGACCAGATGCTCGATGAAAAGACCGGTGCGCCGTATTACGTGCTGCGCACCACGGTCAGCGAGGCGGCGCTGGAAACGCTCCACGGCCTGGTGATCAAGCCGGGCATGCCCGCCGAGATGTTTGTGCGCACCGGCGAACGCTCGCTGCTCAATTATCTGTTCAAGCCGCTGCTCGATCGCGCCGGCTCCGCGTTGACCGAGGAATGA